From the Paenibacillus tianjinensis genome, the window CTCCACTGCACATGTTTCCGTCGAAAAGCCTGATCATCAGTGAGCCTTACGGCACCGTACTCATTATCGGCCCGTTCAATTATCCGTTCCAGCTGCTGATCGAGCCGTTGATCGGGGCTATCACCGCCGGCAACTGTGCAGTTCTGAAGCCGTCGGAGAGCACACCGGCCGTTTCGGCCGTGATCGAGGAATTGATCAAGGAGACCTTCGAGCCCGGCTATATCCGGGTAGTGCAAGGCGAGAAGGAAACGACCAATCTGCTGATCCACGCGAGGTTTGACTATATTTTCTTCACCGGCAGTGTACCCGTCGGCAAAATTGTCATGGAAGCCGCCGCCAAGCAGCTTGTTCCCGTCACCCTGGAGCTGGGCGGCAAAAGCCCGGTCATTGTCGATAAAACGGCCAATCTGGAGACGGCTGCCAAGCGGATCGTCTGGGGGAAGCTAATCAATGTGGGGCAAACCTGCATCGCGCCGGATTACCTGCTGGTTCACAGGGAGGTTGCCGCGAAGCTGATCTCCCTGATGAAGCAATCCATCAGGGCCTTTTACGGCGAGAATCCCCGCAGCAATCCGGATTACGGGCGGATCGTGAACGAACGCCAGCTGAGGAGAATCGCCGGAATGATTGAAAGGGACCGCCCCAAGATTATTGCGGGCGGCACAGTTGAGCCCGAGGATCTGTACATTGAGCCTACCCTGCTCTACCCGGCTGCTTGGAGTGATGCCGCGATGGAGGATGAAATCTTCGGACCCGTGCTGCCAATTATCGAATTTGGCCGGCTGGAGGAAGCGATCAGCAGCATCAATCAGCATCCGAAGCCGCTGGCCCTTTATCTGTTCACCGAAGATAAGCAGGTGGAGCAGCAGATACTGGGCAGTGTATCCTTCGGGGGAGGCTGCGTGAATGACACGATCAGCCATGTCGCCAGCTCCCGCCTGCCGTTTGGCGGTGTCGGCAATTCCGGCATCGGCGGATATCACGGCAAGCACAGCTTTGACCTGTTCTCCCACCGCAAGAGCATCGTCAAAAGAAGCTCAAGAGTCGATTTCGGCATTGTGTACCCGCCTTACGGCAATAAAATTAAGCTGGTTCGCAAGCTATTGAAGTAGAAGACCCTGAGAATATTTCAATGGAGAGTGAGGGGATACGATGGAGCGCAGACAGATATTTACAGGTTCGCCTTGGGAGTCCGTTGTAGGATATTGCCGGGCCATCCGCATCGGGAACCGAATTGAGGTGGCCGGAACTACGGCAATGCGGGATGGAGAAGTTGCCTTTGAAGGCAATCCTTACGGGCAGACCAAATTCATTCTGCAGACGATTGAGAAAGCACTGAATGAACTCGGCGCTGACCTCTCTCAGGTCGTCAGAACAAGAATGTTTGTTACGGATATCTCGAAATGGGAGGAATACGGCAAAGCGCACGGTGAATTCTTCAAAAACATCCAGCCGGTCGCGACCATGGTTGAGGTTAAGTCGCTTATCGATCCCCGGCTGCTGA encodes:
- a CDS encoding aldehyde dehydrogenase, which translates into the protein MPEVNEQDIGLMLAEHRQFFNSGVTKETAFRLRQLQKLGDAIRRHESRIIKALHQDLRKSEFEAYATEIGFTLDSIGYMMKHLKRWMKPVKVQSPLHMFPSKSLIISEPYGTVLIIGPFNYPFQLLIEPLIGAITAGNCAVLKPSESTPAVSAVIEELIKETFEPGYIRVVQGEKETTNLLIHARFDYIFFTGSVPVGKIVMEAAAKQLVPVTLELGGKSPVIVDKTANLETAAKRIVWGKLINVGQTCIAPDYLLVHREVAAKLISLMKQSIRAFYGENPRSNPDYGRIVNERQLRRIAGMIERDRPKIIAGGTVEPEDLYIEPTLLYPAAWSDAAMEDEIFGPVLPIIEFGRLEEAISSINQHPKPLALYLFTEDKQVEQQILGSVSFGGGCVNDTISHVASSRLPFGGVGNSGIGGYHGKHSFDLFSHRKSIVKRSSRVDFGIVYPPYGNKIKLVRKLLK
- a CDS encoding RidA family protein; the encoded protein is MERRQIFTGSPWESVVGYCRAIRIGNRIEVAGTTAMRDGEVAFEGNPYGQTKFILQTIEKALNELGADLSQVVRTRMFVTDISKWEEYGKAHGEFFKNIQPVATMVEVKSLIDPRLLIEIEVEAVAQ